GACGTTTTTATCCTATTTTGTAAATCCAGCTGGAGACAGGACGCATTGATCTCTCAGATCTGCTCCAGAACGCCTTTCCCCTTGAGTTCGTCCCCCACGTTTTGGTATAAACGCACATTGATATATAATTCTGCATAGGTTGAACTCAGCGATAAGAAACGAATGCAGTTTAAAATAGCAAAACCGGAAAGGAAAACGATGCTGTCATTCTTGAGCGCGCAGGATCAGCAATGTCACACCAGATCACGGCGAGAATTTCTCCGAATCGGTGCGCTCGGACTGACCGGACTTTCTCTGGCTGATTTATTACGCGCCGAAGAAAAAGCGGGAATCCGTTCTTCAAACAAAGCCATCATTAATGTGCATCTGGATGGTGGCCCGCCCCATATGGATATGATCGACTTGAAACCGGAAGCCCCGGTAGAAATTCGTGGCGAGTTCCAACCCATTTCAACCAGTGTCACCGGCGTGCAAATCTGTGAGTTAATGCCGCGTCTTGCTGCACACGCGGATCAATTTGCCTTTGTACGATCACTCGTTGGCTCCGCCGGTGCCCACGATGCCTTTCAGACGCAATCAGGCTTTAAGAAAAAAGACATGCTCGCCGTGGGCGGTCGCCCTGCCCTGGGTTCGGTTATCTCGCGACTCAAAGGGTCTCCGCAGGATCTTTCGCCTCCGTTTGTCGACATCATGCAGGGACGGGGCTTAGTCCGAAACAGCGCACGCCCGGGATTCCTGGGTCCCGCATATCAACCTTTCCGCCCCGATATCTCTGACCTGTTTCAGCGTCAGCTCGAAAAAGGCATGCAAGGGGAACTCAAGCGATTAGGCGCCGATCATCAGGTCAGCCTGAAGCTCAATCCCTCGTTGAGCATGGAGCGACTGGAAAACCGCACGACCTTACTTTCCGAACTGGATACCATTCGTCGCAAAGTCGATGCCAGCGGCATGATGGACGCGATGGACCGTTTTTCCCAGCAAGCCGTCAGCATACTGACATCCGGTCGACTGGCAGATGCGATGGATTTAACACTGGAAGATCCAGCAACTTTGGCGCGCTATACGCCGACAACACAAAATGATTCATCACGCTTTTACACCAGTGAAGGCCCTGATGCGGTAAAGAAATTTCTGCTCGCTCGCCGCCTTGTCGAAGCAGGTGTGCGTTGCGTGAGCATCTCGATCAGTGATTTCGATACCCACTCCAGCAATTTCAAGCGGATGCGTCAGTTACTGCCCCTGGTCGATCATGGCCTCACCACCTTAGTCGCCGACCTCAAAGAACGCGGCATGCTGGATGATGTCACTATTGTTGCCTGGGGAGAATTCGGTCGCACGCCACGCATCAATTCGAAAAAGGGAGGTCGCGACCATTGGCCGCGCGTCGGCCCCGCGATTCTTGCCGGCGGTGGAATGCAGACCGGTCAGGTCATCGGCAAGACCGACCGCACCGCCAGCGCTGTGATTGAGCGCCCCGTGCACTACAAAGACATCTTTGCCACTTTATATCATAATCTTGGCATCGATCCGCATGCGATCACGCTCACTGACCCGCGGGGACGGCCTCAATATCTGCTGGATGCAGGTACGCGGCTGAGAGAGCTGGTTTGAATCCTGATAGACACGTTCAGACCGGTAAGCTACTTGTTTCGCACTTTCGTGACGGGTATGATCATTAATTGCGCAAAGAACGAACCTATGTTAGTCGCATCAGCGTGATACAAACCGCATTCTGACCGGAGAGCTTCACCCCATGAAAAATTTGATCGCCCCCCTTTGTAGCTTTGTCTTACTTCTTCTCTGCAATCTGCCCGGTGCGCAAGCAGATGATCTGCCGCACTACAAACCGTTGTTTAACGGCAAAGACCTGACCGGCTGGGTGAATGTGAATACAGATAAAGATACCTGGTATGTCAAAGATGGCATGTTGATCTGCACGGGACATCCCATCGGCGTGATGCGAACTGATAAGCAGTATGAAAACTTTCTACTGCACGTTGAATGGCGGCACATGGAAGCAGGCGGTAATTCGGGCGTCTTCGCCTGGAGTGAAGGAACTGTTCCCGAAGGGAGACGCTTACCTAAAGGGATGGAAATTCAAATGCTGGAACTCGACTGGGTGAATCAGCACAAGAAAAAAGATGGCACTCTGCCCCCCATCGCTTATGTGCATGGCGAGCTCTTCGGCGCCAACGGCTTAACCACGATTCCCGATAACCCTCGCGGCACACGCAGCAAATCAATCGAAAATCGCTGCAAAGGAAAAGGACAATGGAATGTCTATGATGTCGTCTGTGTCGATGGTGTCGTGAAGCTTTCGGTAAACGGCAAATTTGTAAATGGTGTCCGAAATGCATCCATCAAAAAGGGTTATCTCTGCCTTGAATCGGAAGGGGCCGAAATCCAGTTTCGCAGTATCCAGATCATGGAATTGCCCCCGGGAGTCACTTCCAAAGCTCAAACGGCCCCTCTGCTGAAGTAAAAACAGGCACATTCCTTAACTAACCTCATAAAAAACAACAGGTTGTGTCATTTCCGGCAGCTTGACTCTGCTCTCAAGACAGAATAAAATAATACCGATATGTTGATCAGCCACGGGAGCCACAATCCTGTGGTTGACTCAACGAATTCGTCCTTGCCTGTACTCAGGCCAGTACGCAAAAGAGTTCCCACCTGTTTTTCCTGCCCTAAAGTGTGATGCCAAGTATGATTGCCAGCCAGCAACATCGTCTTTTTCGATTCCGCGTGACCGCACTTAGTTTGCTATTGGGGATCTGTTGTTTCATTTTTTCACAGACTTCGCGTGCCGCAGATCCGAAACCTCTCACTGGCGAACAGATTTATCGTAAGATGTGCGTTGAGTGTCATGCCGCCAATGGGCAAGGCGTGATGGACAAAGCCAACCCGTTTCACGGCATGAAGACGCTGGTTGAACTCACCACACTCATCGATGAAACGATGCCGGAAGAAGACCCCGAGTTCTGTCAGGGTGAAGAAGCCAAACGGGCCGCCCAATATGTCTTCGATCGATTTTATGCCAAAGACACAGCTGCTGCCGGCAACAGTTCACGCGTGCAACTCTCACATTTAACCGTACGACAGTATCTGTTCACGACATCTGACCTGCTGTCGCATTTTCTGGGAAACGCCAATGTCACCAGCAAGGAACGCGGACTCAATGCAGAATATTATGACAGTCGCAGCATGCGGCGCGATAAGCGCGTCATAAAACGAATTGACCCCGTGGTCAACTTCCAGTTCGGCGACAAAAAACCGGACGAGAAAATCACCAACGCGGAAGAGTTTTCCATGAAGTGGGAAGGCTCAGTCCTCGCAGAAGAAACTGGCGATTATGAATTCATTCTCAAAACAGAAAACGGTGCCCGCTTATGGGTGAATCAGAAAGATCCGATTATTGATGAATGGGTCAGTTCAGAGGGACGGGCCAAAGAGCACAAAGCCACGATTCGCCTGCTGGGAGGCAAACCCTATACCATCCGACTGCACGTGTTCAAATACAAAGAAAAGTCTTCGTCGGTTGTCCTCGAATGGAAGCCGCCCCATAAAGCACAGGAAGTCATTCCACAACGGAATCTCACACCACAACAGGTGCCCGGAACGTTTATCACGTCCACTGTCTTCCCACCCGATGACAGTGTTTCCGGCTACGAACGCGGTACTGCAGTTTCCAAAGCCTGGGATGAAGCAACCACGTCTGCTGCCATCGAGATCATGACCAGTGTGATTAAGCATCTGGATCGTTTAGCCGGTACCAAACCGGATGCCAAAAATCGCAAAGAAAAAATTCAACAGTTCTGCCACCGTTTTGCCGAACTCGCCTTTCGGCGTCCGTTAACCGACGAGCAAAAGACATTCTTTGTTGATCAGCACTTCAAACAGGAAGCCGCCGTCGAACTCGCCGTCAAACGTGTCGTTCTGCTCGTTTTGAAATCACCCCGTTTTCTGTATACCGATCGGGAATATCCGGCACTGGACGACTATGCCATCGCGTCCCGACTCTCTTACGGTCTATGGGATTCCATGCCCGACCGTCAATTGTTTGACACAGCCAGAGCAGGCAAACTGAAAACCCCTACCCAGATCGCGCAACAGGCTGACCGCATGCTGCGCGATCCCCGTGCTCAGTCCAAGCTGCGTTACTTCTTCCATCACTGGCTACAACTCGACGAAAAAGAAGAACTGGCTAAAGACAAGGCACTCTTCCCCGAATTCAATGAGTTGGTTGTTTCTGACTTGCGAACCTCGCTTGACCTGTTCATTGATGATGTGGTCTGGAACAAATCATCCGACTATCGGCAGTTGCTGCTCGCCGATTATGTTTACCTTAACCCGCGACTGGCAAAAGTCTATGACGTCAAACTACCCGATGGCCAGGAATTCCAGAAGGTCTCACTCGACAAAGACAAGCGGGCCGGTGTGATCACGCACCCGTATATGATGGCGAACTTCGCGTATCACAATTTGAGTTCTCCCATTCACCGCGGTGTGTTTGTCACGCGGCGTTTGCTGGGCCGAACACTGAAACCGCCCCCACAGGCAACTGAATTCAAAGACGGCGATTTCAAACCAGGCATGACCACCCGCGAAAAAGTCGCCTTGATTACGAAACCATCCGCCTGTATGTCGTGTCACAGCATCATCAACCCCCTCGGTTTTAGTTTGGAGCACTTTGACGCGATCGGCCGATACAGAGAACAGGAGGTCAAGAAAGCCATCAATGCCTCGGCTGAGTTGACTTCTGTTTCGGGCGAAACGGTCAAATTCAACGGAGCCCGGGATCTGGCCACCCATATCGCCACCGACCATCACGCCCACGCAGCATTTGTCGACCAATTGTTTCACCAGGCAGTCAAACAGCCAATTAATGCTTATGGCGAAAATATTCGGGAAGAACTGACCACAAAATTTGAAAAAACTGACTATAATATTCAACAGCTACTGATCGAAATCATGAAGGTTGCTGCCTTACACCAACCTCATTCCTGAGAAAGAGATATTCCATGAGATATCAATCCCGCCGCGCATTTTTAAAAGAACTCGGTCTCTCAACGGCTGTTCTGCCACTGGTCATGAACTTGCCCAGTCTAGGCTTTGCCGCAGATCGCGCCATTCGTAAACAGCGACTGATCGTTATGTTCAGCCCTAACGGTATCGTTCCCAAAACGTATTGGCCGGACGAAGTCGGTGACAAGTTCGAACTGAAAGAAATCATGCAGCCGCTGAAAGCCTATCAGGATCAGATGCTCGTGATCAAAGGGGTTGCAGACCGCGTTCGCGGTGATGGCGACAGCCACATGCGTGGCATGAGCTGCCTGCTGACGGGGATTGAATTGCTGCCCGGCAATATTCAAGGCGGCTCGCACACTCCCGCCGGTTGGGCCAGTGGTCAATCGGTCGACCAGGAAATCAAACGCTTTCTGCAAAGTCAGCCGGAAACTCGCACCCGCTTTGGCTCATTGGAGTTCGGTGTGAATGTGCCTCATCGGGCAGACCCCTGGACCCGCATGGTCTACGCTGGTTCCAACAAACCGATTGCCCCGATTGACGATCCGTATCAGATGTTCGAAAAGATTTACGGTCAGATGAAAGACCGGAAGAGTCTGGCCAGCATTCTGGATGATGTGCGGGAAGACCTGAAAAAGGTCAGAACCAAACTCAGCCGCGAAGACAAGCAGCTGCTGGAAGAGCATGAAACCTATGTGCGACAGATGGAACAGGAACTCAAAGCCGGACAGGAACAAAAACTGTCCATCGAAGTTCCTGTGCAGGAAGTGGGCGTGAAAAATGATAACGATCACATGCCTGTCACCAGCAAAATGCAGATCGACCTGATGGTCAACAGCTTGGCCAACGACATGGCCCGCGTTGCGACACTGCAGTATACCAACTCGGTCGGTCAGGCACGGATGAAGTGGCTCGGCATCGAAGATGGCCATCACGGTCTGTCACACAAGCCGGACAGTGACGAAGATGCTCAGGAAAAACTGACCAAAATCAATAAATGGTTCTGCGAGCAACTGGCTTACCTGGTTCAGAAACTGGATAAAACTCCCGAGCCGAACGGCGAGGGAACCCTGCTCGATAACACACTCGTTGTCTGGACCAATGAACTAGGTAAAGGGAACTCGCATACGCTGAACGACGTCCCACTGGTTCTCGTCGGTAAGGGACTCGATTTCAAAATGGGACGCTCTCTCCAATTCAAAATGGTTCCCCACAACCGCTTCCTGATGTCGCTGGCTCACGGCATGGGTCATCATGTGAAAACATTCGGGAATCCCAATTTCTGTGGCGATGGTATTCTGTCTGAACTGACTTAATTTCATTATCACTCGGATAATTGAGAACAATCATTCCACTGCGTGTTCCTTTTACCTAAACAGGGACACGCAGTTTTTTCTTGCGGTCATACTCTGGTATCTTTGACGATCTCGAATCACTCTGTCATAATTCGTTTTCGAAATGAATCGAAAAACATGATCAGCCAGAATCACTGACGAGATGAAAGGAAGCCGCAGCATGGATCACATCACCCGCCCCAAAGAGGAAGACGAATACTTCTTCGAAGAAGGTTGCTTCATCCTCGAAATGTCGAGCCCCGATGTCGATCCGGAAGTCTCGCTGGCCAGAGCCCGTGTGGAGCCTGGTAAGAAAACTCGGTTCCATCGACTCAAAGGCACATTTGAACGCTACATCATGCTCTCAGGAACCGGTCTCGTCGAAGTCGGCGACTATCCACCGACCAAAGTTCATCCCGGCGATGTCGTTCGCATCCCCCCCGACACCGACCAGAGCATCACCAATATCGGCGAAGAGGACCTGGTCTTTTTCGTGGTCTGCAATCCCCACTTCCTGAAGTCGATCTACGTCGATTCGGAAGACCTGCGAAAACAATTTTGAATTTGTGCTTGCAGCTCAGTGATTGGTCACTGCCCCATCCTGACCTCAAGAGTAAATTTTCACTGTAAAAAAGGTCTTTCTACTGCCCAGGCTGTTATTTTCTTAAAGATATGTTGTCCACATCGGGGTTTTATGTAGGTTCGTTTTCGCTTGCTTTCAGTAAATTCGTCGCTGGTTTTTGTCTGCTAAGAGTGCTAATACCATTGGCCCGAAAAATGCAATTCCGATGAATTCTGCCAGTAGAGTCTGCATGAGCAGATAGGCTGTCACGAAAAAAAAGAATGTGGTAAAGAATCCCAGCCCCCTGGAATACCCCTTCTCCGTCGTGATATAAACAGAGCCGGTAAGGAAGCCAATAAGAAGAATTCCCGTCGCTAGGAAAGCAATCCCTCCTGAAATAGATTGATCGAGTTGACCAAGGTTGTCTGGCGGCGTTAGAAAGATACTGCTCAGCCCGATCAATCCAAGAAATAACACAAAAGAGATGAGAATAATATAATAACCGGTTCCGATAAATTTTTGTGTTATTTTTTTTGCATTCTCGGCTATCTGTTCTGAAGACAAAATATATCCGGTTGCAAAATCCAATTTGGCTTGCCGCAAATTCGCATCGGTTAAAACGGCTTCAGTCAGATCCGCATCAGTAAAATCTGTTTCGATCAGATTTGCATTACTTAAATCAGTTGCTTTTAATCTGGCTCCACAGAGATTAGCCCATTTTAAATTCCCTTCACTCAGGTTTGCACCACTTAAATCAGCTTCCCTCAAATCAGAATTGAAGAAATTTGCCTTACTTAAGTCAGTTTTAATTAATCTGATTCCGATCAAACTGGAGTTGCTCAAATTTGCATCTACCAATTTAGCGTGAGTCAAATTTGTTTCGTTCAAAATCGTATGACTCAAATTAGCCTGAACTAAAAAAGCCCCGTTCAAATCAGCTTCGTTCAAATTTGCGTTTGTCATATTGGCGCTTGTCAGATCGGCTTTATGGAGCGTAGCATGGCACAAATTTGCCCGGCACAATTTGGCTTGACTCAAATAGGCTCCGGTTAAATCACTGCCTTTCAGGTTCGCATCTCTCAGATCAGCATTGATTAAATCAGCTTCAGTCAGATTGCTACCGCTTAAATCGAATCTTCGCAAATCAGCCTTGTTCAGATCCAGACTTGCGTGTGGATTCTTACATTTCCAAAGATCAATAGCATAATTTCCCTGTTGGACTATTTTTATATGTTCTGGATTTGCCACAATTGCCTCACATACCAATCCATACAACAGCAGTGCCATTCACCCTTGCTACTGTTTTTGCTTTTTTCTCTCAAACTGAAATTTTTCATATGGATTAGCCTCGAACCACTCCATGCATAGATTGCCTTTGATTGTAACCGCTGGGATCCCCCCGTGTCTAACTCGAGGTGATTTTTCTCCACTTATGTTGCCTCCTGATGCTGAAATCTGGGAATCGTTACCGAGCGAATGATGTTCAACCGCGCGGGACAGGACAAAACGCCAAAAGAAGTTGCCCAGTTTGTAAGCCAACGCGAACAGTTGCAACCGCGTCTGATTGTCTTTGAACATACGGCAGGAGAGCTTCGTCCATCTGATGGCGTTCTTGTCTTCCATCTTCCACTGCTCCGCCTATACTACGACCATTGTAGACCTCACGCATTCTTCAAATGCCGACTCAAGTTAGTCACGATGAATCCGACACGAGAGAACAGCACACACCACAAGATTCCCGGTAAAATACCCTAGTCGCACCACCAGTGGTGCGAAAAATAAAATTCAAAAAGCAGGCACCAACGAAGCCAATTTCGAACTGAAAAGTAAACGACCCACTCCGAATGCAGTTTCAGCCAGTCATTTTTTCCTCGCCCCTTAGTTAAGAAATTTAACTATCTCTGTTTCGTTCTGATTTGTGGGCAGTTATACTCAAGAAATGGTATTGAACCTATAGCTTCAAGTTAGCTGACATTCAAAAAGGATCTGCTCGCATGAAACCGACGTCCGCTTCCCTCCTGCTCGCCGCCCTGGCCTTGTTTCTTCCTACCCAGGTGTTTGCTGAACTTCAGGCTGGTGCTGTCATTGTCGATGTCACTCCTACTAAATTTCCCGTACTCGTGAATGGTAGCATGGTCAGTCGTAGCGTGAGTACGGTCAAAACCAAAATCAATGCACGCGCCATCGTTGTCGCCGACGACGAAGAGCGCCTTGCCATCGTCGTTGTGGATAGTTGCATGCTGCCTCGTCCACTTCTGGATGAAGTCAAAAAGCTCACTGCACAACGCACTAAAATTCCTGCGGACCATATTCTGATTTCAGCCACACATGCGCACTCGGCTCCTTCCAGTCTAGCCTGTTTGGGTACCAACGCCGATCCCGAGTACGTGCCGTTCCTCAGAGGAAAACTGGTCGATGCCATTGCCGCCGCGGAAGCCAATCTGGAACCGGCTCAAGTTGGCTGGGGATCGGAAAACGCCGCCGACTATACTGCCCTCAGACGCTGGATTCTGCGTCCCGACCGGCTGAGAAACGATCCTTTCGGCAACCCCACTGTCCGCGCCACGATGCACGCCGGCACCAACTGGGACAATGCCGTCGGGGAATCAGGTCCGGAAGACCCGGAACTGTCTCTGATCTCATTCCGTGCCACAAATGGGCGTCCGATTGCCCTCCTGGCCAATTTTTCCATGCACTACTTCGGTGATGCTTCACTGAGTGCTGACTATTTCGGTTTGTACTGTAACGGCCTGCAGGAAAAACTGGGAAAGAAAGTCGACAAAGACGCGCCGCCTTTCGTCGCCATCATGTCGCATGGCTGCAGTGGTGACATCTATCGTCGCGATTACACCAAGCCCAAAGACCAGTGGGCCTTTACCGATGATATCAATGAATATGCCCAAGGCCTCATCAAAATCACCTTGCAGGCTTACAATAATATTAATTATTTACAAGACGCTGACATCGAAATGGCCGAAAACCGCCTGCAGATGAACTATCGCGTCCCCAATAAACAGCTCCTGGAATGGTCACAAAAAATTGTGAAAGAACTGGGAGACCGCCTCCCCAAAACCCAGGAAGAAATCTACGCTCGTGAGCAGGTCATCTTACACGAGCGTCAGTCCACGGAAATCGTCACACAGGCGCTCCGCATCGGTGATATC
This genomic interval from Gimesia alba contains the following:
- a CDS encoding DUF1501 domain-containing protein; this translates as MLSFLSAQDQQCHTRSRREFLRIGALGLTGLSLADLLRAEEKAGIRSSNKAIINVHLDGGPPHMDMIDLKPEAPVEIRGEFQPISTSVTGVQICELMPRLAAHADQFAFVRSLVGSAGAHDAFQTQSGFKKKDMLAVGGRPALGSVISRLKGSPQDLSPPFVDIMQGRGLVRNSARPGFLGPAYQPFRPDISDLFQRQLEKGMQGELKRLGADHQVSLKLNPSLSMERLENRTTLLSELDTIRRKVDASGMMDAMDRFSQQAVSILTSGRLADAMDLTLEDPATLARYTPTTQNDSSRFYTSEGPDAVKKFLLARRLVEAGVRCVSISISDFDTHSSNFKRMRQLLPLVDHGLTTLVADLKERGMLDDVTIVAWGEFGRTPRINSKKGGRDHWPRVGPAILAGGGMQTGQVIGKTDRTASAVIERPVHYKDIFATLYHNLGIDPHAITLTDPRGRPQYLLDAGTRLRELV
- a CDS encoding 3-keto-disaccharide hydrolase — translated: MKNLIAPLCSFVLLLLCNLPGAQADDLPHYKPLFNGKDLTGWVNVNTDKDTWYVKDGMLICTGHPIGVMRTDKQYENFLLHVEWRHMEAGGNSGVFAWSEGTVPEGRRLPKGMEIQMLELDWVNQHKKKDGTLPPIAYVHGELFGANGLTTIPDNPRGTRSKSIENRCKGKGQWNVYDVVCVDGVVKLSVNGKFVNGVRNASIKKGYLCLESEGAEIQFRSIQIMELPPGVTSKAQTAPLLK
- a CDS encoding DUF1592 domain-containing protein, with protein sequence MPSMIASQQHRLFRFRVTALSLLLGICCFIFSQTSRAADPKPLTGEQIYRKMCVECHAANGQGVMDKANPFHGMKTLVELTTLIDETMPEEDPEFCQGEEAKRAAQYVFDRFYAKDTAAAGNSSRVQLSHLTVRQYLFTTSDLLSHFLGNANVTSKERGLNAEYYDSRSMRRDKRVIKRIDPVVNFQFGDKKPDEKITNAEEFSMKWEGSVLAEETGDYEFILKTENGARLWVNQKDPIIDEWVSSEGRAKEHKATIRLLGGKPYTIRLHVFKYKEKSSSVVLEWKPPHKAQEVIPQRNLTPQQVPGTFITSTVFPPDDSVSGYERGTAVSKAWDEATTSAAIEIMTSVIKHLDRLAGTKPDAKNRKEKIQQFCHRFAELAFRRPLTDEQKTFFVDQHFKQEAAVELAVKRVVLLVLKSPRFLYTDREYPALDDYAIASRLSYGLWDSMPDRQLFDTARAGKLKTPTQIAQQADRMLRDPRAQSKLRYFFHHWLQLDEKEELAKDKALFPEFNELVVSDLRTSLDLFIDDVVWNKSSDYRQLLLADYVYLNPRLAKVYDVKLPDGQEFQKVSLDKDKRAGVITHPYMMANFAYHNLSSPIHRGVFVTRRLLGRTLKPPPQATEFKDGDFKPGMTTREKVALITKPSACMSCHSIINPLGFSLEHFDAIGRYREQEVKKAINASAELTSVSGETVKFNGARDLATHIATDHHAHAAFVDQLFHQAVKQPINAYGENIREELTTKFEKTDYNIQQLLIEIMKVAALHQPHS
- a CDS encoding DUF1552 domain-containing protein, giving the protein MRYQSRRAFLKELGLSTAVLPLVMNLPSLGFAADRAIRKQRLIVMFSPNGIVPKTYWPDEVGDKFELKEIMQPLKAYQDQMLVIKGVADRVRGDGDSHMRGMSCLLTGIELLPGNIQGGSHTPAGWASGQSVDQEIKRFLQSQPETRTRFGSLEFGVNVPHRADPWTRMVYAGSNKPIAPIDDPYQMFEKIYGQMKDRKSLASILDDVREDLKKVRTKLSREDKQLLEEHETYVRQMEQELKAGQEQKLSIEVPVQEVGVKNDNDHMPVTSKMQIDLMVNSLANDMARVATLQYTNSVGQARMKWLGIEDGHHGLSHKPDSDEDAQEKLTKINKWFCEQLAYLVQKLDKTPEPNGEGTLLDNTLVVWTNELGKGNSHTLNDVPLVLVGKGLDFKMGRSLQFKMVPHNRFLMSLAHGMGHHVKTFGNPNFCGDGILSELT
- a CDS encoding cupin domain-containing protein, whose amino-acid sequence is MDHITRPKEEDEYFFEEGCFILEMSSPDVDPEVSLARARVEPGKKTRFHRLKGTFERYIMLSGTGLVEVGDYPPTKVHPGDVVRIPPDTDQSITNIGEEDLVFFVVCNPHFLKSIYVDSEDLRKQF
- a CDS encoding pentapeptide repeat-containing protein: MALLLYGLVCEAIVANPEHIKIVQQGNYAIDLWKCKNPHASLDLNKADLRRFDLSGSNLTEADLINADLRDANLKGSDLTGAYLSQAKLCRANLCHATLHKADLTSANMTNANLNEADLNGAFLVQANLSHTILNETNLTHAKLVDANLSNSSLIGIRLIKTDLSKANFFNSDLREADLSGANLSEGNLKWANLCGARLKATDLSNANLIETDFTDADLTEAVLTDANLRQAKLDFATGYILSSEQIAENAKKITQKFIGTGYYIILISFVLFLGLIGLSSIFLTPPDNLGQLDQSISGGIAFLATGILLIGFLTGSVYITTEKGYSRGLGFFTTFFFFVTAYLLMQTLLAEFIGIAFFGPMVLALLADKNQRRIY
- a CDS encoding neutral/alkaline non-lysosomal ceramidase N-terminal domain-containing protein codes for the protein MKPTSASLLLAALALFLPTQVFAELQAGAVIVDVTPTKFPVLVNGSMVSRSVSTVKTKINARAIVVADDEERLAIVVVDSCMLPRPLLDEVKKLTAQRTKIPADHILISATHAHSAPSSLACLGTNADPEYVPFLRGKLVDAIAAAEANLEPAQVGWGSENAADYTALRRWILRPDRLRNDPFGNPTVRATMHAGTNWDNAVGESGPEDPELSLISFRATNGRPIALLANFSMHYFGDASLSADYFGLYCNGLQEKLGKKVDKDAPPFVAIMSHGCSGDIYRRDYTKPKDQWAFTDDINEYAQGLIKITLQAYNNINYLQDADIEMAENRLQMNYRVPNKQLLEWSQKIVKELGDRLPKTQEEIYAREQVILHERQSTEIVTQALRIGDIAIATTPNETYALTGLKLKKQSPLAKTMVIELANGGDGYIPPPEQHLLGGYNTWAARSAGLEVLAEPRIVESDLELLEKVSNQRRKFYQQSRGPAAGAILALKPAAYWRLDEFNGPRARDASGNQRDAIYEPAIAYFLEGPESKSFCKADETNRAVHFAGNRLQARINDLKDQYSISLWIWNGMPLDAREISGWMFSQGPNHGLAAYGGHLGLGGTEFPGKLVFMNGSDRKLHAGQTAVERWTWNQVTLVRDGDTVKVYLNGKPEIELKSAPGKPGPMLEQLFFGGRTDNQSNWEGRLDEIAVFNRALTPAEVKTLAQ